A single region of the Vibrio cyclitrophicus genome encodes:
- a CDS encoding coniferyl aldehyde dehydrogenase: MSHNLDLEPNTSSTNDMDQIFNRQQDHYRSNVNPTLEQRRKNLSTLKALLIRYQGQLIEAVSEDYGHRAKHDSLIADVTPSLHQINYSDKNLKKWLKPSRRKAGLMLTPAKITVHYQPIGVVGIIVPWNFPVMLSLGPLITALAAGNTAMLKMSEFTPATNRVLKAMLAEGFNDDQVAIIEGEADVSAKFSQLPFDHILFTGSTAVGKHVMRAAANNLTPVTLELGGKSPTIIAPDFDVADAVERILFAKSLNAGQICVAPDYILLPREKVDAFITAYKRYFHKLYKDGIESKDLTSVIDMRQYNRLKGVIADAQSKGAVIHTVTEQAQDDVNHRMTPHLLTEVNDDMVAMQEELFGPVLPIVPYDSIEEAISYITTRERPLALYLMSHDKKTQNRFLSETHSGGVCINDSLVHVAAEDAPFGGIGPSGMGHYHGIEGFKTFSHAKTVLTRGKINFTKLMHPPYNNPIKKMMFKVLNR; this comes from the coding sequence ATGAGCCATAATCTAGACCTTGAACCAAACACGTCGAGCACCAACGACATGGATCAAATATTCAACCGACAACAAGATCACTACCGTAGTAATGTTAATCCTACGCTTGAGCAGAGAAGAAAAAATCTCTCCACCTTAAAAGCATTACTAATACGCTACCAAGGGCAATTGATTGAAGCGGTATCTGAAGATTATGGCCATCGAGCAAAGCACGATAGCTTAATTGCTGACGTCACCCCTTCTCTGCACCAAATCAATTACAGTGATAAAAACCTTAAGAAGTGGTTGAAGCCTTCACGCCGTAAAGCAGGCTTGATGTTAACCCCAGCTAAAATCACTGTTCACTATCAGCCAATAGGTGTTGTCGGCATTATTGTGCCTTGGAACTTTCCTGTCATGCTCTCTTTAGGGCCCCTTATCACGGCGTTGGCGGCAGGTAATACTGCAATGCTCAAGATGTCTGAGTTCACTCCAGCGACAAACCGAGTTTTGAAAGCGATGTTGGCCGAAGGTTTTAACGACGATCAGGTTGCGATTATCGAAGGTGAAGCGGATGTTTCCGCGAAGTTTAGCCAACTGCCGTTTGACCATATCCTTTTCACAGGCTCAACCGCTGTGGGTAAACACGTCATGAGAGCTGCGGCTAACAACTTAACACCAGTTACCTTAGAATTAGGCGGCAAATCTCCAACCATCATTGCTCCTGACTTTGATGTGGCTGACGCTGTTGAACGCATCCTGTTTGCAAAAAGCTTAAACGCAGGTCAGATTTGTGTAGCTCCCGATTACATCCTATTACCACGAGAAAAAGTCGATGCATTCATTACGGCTTATAAGCGTTACTTCCACAAGCTATATAAAGACGGTATCGAGAGCAAAGATTTAACCTCAGTGATCGATATGCGTCAGTACAATCGTTTGAAGGGTGTAATTGCAGATGCTCAATCTAAAGGCGCGGTTATTCACACGGTAACCGAACAAGCACAAGACGATGTGAACCACAGAATGACGCCGCACCTTCTCACCGAAGTTAACGACGACATGGTCGCGATGCAAGAAGAGTTGTTTGGTCCTGTTCTGCCTATCGTGCCTTATGATTCTATTGAAGAAGCGATAAGTTACATCACCACAAGAGAGCGTCCACTTGCGCTGTACCTAATGAGTCACGACAAGAAAACCCAAAACAGATTCCTATCGGAAACTCACTCAGGCGGCGTTTGTATCAATGACTCTTTGGTGCATGTGGCAGCGGAAGACGCACCGTTTGGTGGTATTGGCCCTTCAGGCATGGGACACTACCACGGTATTGAAGGCTTCAAGACATTTAGCCATGCAAAAACCGTGTTGACTCGAGGCAAGATCAACTTCACTAAGTTGATGCACCCTCCATACAACAACCCAATCAAGAAAATGATGTTCAAAGTACTGAATCGATGA
- the speA gene encoding arginine decarboxylase has product MERIRAEYNVKHWSQGFYGIDDNGEVYVSPSETDHQVPLSQIVKQLEQRNIGLPALVRFPQIVHQRVHNICNAFNQAIDEYQYDNRYLLVYPIKVNQQKEVVDEILASQAQLEQKQLGLEAGSKPELLAVLALAQKASSVIVCNGYKDREYIRLALIGEKLGHKVFIVLEKLSELDLVLSEAKALGVKPRLGLRIRLASQGAGKWQASGGEKSKFGLSASQVLTVIERLKAEDQLDVLELVHFHLGSQMANIRDVRNGVSEAARFYCELRDIGAQLKFLDVGGGLAVDYDGTRSQSSNSMNYGLLEYARNIVMTVGDICKLYNQPQPVIISESGRSLTAHHAVLVTNVIGTESYSPEDMAAPEADAPMLLNNMWKNFLELDAGNDDRALIEIYNDTQSDIAEAHNQFATGMLNLQHRAWAEQMSLRINYELSSRMSTKNRYHRPILDELSERLADKFFVNFSLFQSLPDAWGIDQVFPVLPLSGLDNADERRAVVLDITCDSDGTIDQYVDGQGIETTLPVPAWNPDEPYLMGFFLVGAYQEILGDMHNLFGDTHSVVVNVDESGQANIDYINEGDTVEDMMRYVHIDTDLIRQNYKDLVTAKVPDQEQQSVLEELEQGLMGYTYLEDF; this is encoded by the coding sequence TTGGAACGCATCCGTGCTGAGTATAATGTAAAGCACTGGAGCCAAGGTTTTTATGGAATTGATGATAACGGCGAGGTGTATGTTTCACCGAGCGAAACCGATCATCAAGTTCCGCTTAGTCAGATCGTAAAACAGTTAGAGCAGCGAAATATTGGTTTGCCTGCTCTTGTGCGTTTTCCTCAAATAGTGCATCAACGTGTGCACAATATCTGTAACGCATTTAACCAAGCGATCGACGAATATCAGTACGACAACCGTTACCTGCTTGTTTATCCGATTAAAGTTAACCAGCAAAAAGAAGTGGTTGATGAGATCTTAGCGAGCCAAGCCCAATTAGAGCAAAAGCAGCTAGGACTAGAGGCGGGCAGCAAACCTGAACTATTGGCAGTATTGGCGTTGGCTCAAAAAGCGAGCTCTGTGATCGTATGTAACGGTTACAAAGACAGAGAATACATCCGTCTTGCGCTGATTGGCGAAAAGTTGGGTCATAAAGTATTTATCGTTCTAGAGAAGCTGTCAGAGCTTGATCTTGTTCTTTCTGAAGCGAAAGCGCTTGGCGTGAAACCTCGTTTGGGTTTACGTATCCGTCTTGCTTCTCAAGGCGCGGGTAAATGGCAAGCAAGTGGTGGTGAGAAGTCGAAGTTCGGTCTGTCTGCATCACAAGTGCTTACTGTTATCGAACGTTTGAAAGCTGAAGACCAGTTGGATGTTCTAGAGCTAGTACATTTCCACCTTGGTTCGCAAATGGCGAACATTCGTGATGTGCGAAATGGTGTGAGTGAAGCAGCTCGTTTTTACTGTGAACTGCGCGATATTGGCGCTCAACTGAAGTTCTTAGATGTTGGCGGCGGTTTAGCAGTCGATTACGACGGCACACGCAGCCAATCTTCAAACTCAATGAACTACGGCTTGCTTGAGTACGCTCGTAACATCGTGATGACAGTAGGAGATATTTGTAAGCTCTACAATCAGCCACAACCTGTGATTATTTCGGAATCTGGTCGTTCACTGACTGCGCACCATGCAGTACTAGTGACTAACGTGATCGGTACTGAAAGCTACTCGCCAGAAGACATGGCGGCGCCAGAAGCAGATGCACCAATGTTGCTAAACAACATGTGGAAGAATTTCTTAGAGCTAGATGCAGGTAATGATGACCGAGCGTTGATTGAGATCTACAACGACACGCAAAGTGATATCGCAGAAGCACACAACCAATTTGCGACAGGCATGCTAAACCTTCAGCACCGTGCTTGGGCAGAACAGATGTCTTTGCGTATTAACTACGAACTTAGCTCTCGAATGAGCACTAAGAACCGCTACCACCGTCCTATCCTGGATGAGTTGAGCGAGCGTTTGGCTGATAAGTTCTTCGTTAACTTCTCGTTGTTCCAATCGTTGCCAGATGCTTGGGGTATCGATCAGGTGTTCCCTGTGTTGCCTCTAAGTGGTTTGGATAATGCGGACGAGCGACGCGCTGTGGTATTGGACATCACCTGTGACTCTGACGGTACGATTGATCAGTACGTTGACGGTCAAGGTATTGAAACGACTCTGCCAGTTCCTGCATGGAACCCAGATGAACCATACCTGATGGGCTTTTTCTTAGTAGGGGCATACCAAGAGATCTTGGGTGATATGCATAACCTATTTGGTGATACCCACAGTGTCGTTGTGAATGTTGATGAAAGTGGTCAAGCGAATATCGACTACATCAATGAAGGCGATACGGTTGAAGACATGATGCGTTATGTTCACATCGATACGGATCTGATTCGTCAGAACTACAAAGATTTGGTCACGGCGAAAGTACCAGATCAAGAGCAACAAAGCGTACTTGAAGAGTTAGAGCAAGGCTTGATGGGTTACACCTATCTTGAGGATTTTTAA
- a CDS encoding ASCH domain-containing protein, which yields MSAPTTMTFFERFETDILSGKKTITIRDESERDYQPGSVVEVSTLEQGRVFCNLKIISVEPILFDELGEFHAQQENMTLDVLKGVIQDIYPGISELYVVSYELVD from the coding sequence ATGAGCGCACCTACCACTATGACGTTCTTCGAACGTTTTGAAACCGATATCCTTTCTGGCAAGAAGACGATTACTATTCGCGATGAATCTGAGCGCGACTACCAACCAGGTAGCGTTGTGGAAGTTTCAACGCTAGAGCAAGGACGTGTGTTCTGTAATCTTAAGATCATCAGCGTAGAACCAATCTTGTTTGATGAACTGGGTGAGTTCCATGCTCAGCAAGAGAACATGACGTTAGACGTTCTGAAGGGCGTAATTCAAGACATCTACCCTGGGATCTCTGAGCTTTACGTTGTTTCTTATGAGTTGGTCGATTAA
- a CDS encoding protein kinase, whose translation MHTLEQLKSGQLKGIKRLKLSEGLTEFPLEILELADSLEILDLSGNQLSELPQELTQLTNLRIIFASNNLFTHLPDVLGSLPKLEMVGFKTNQIKTVSEESLPAQLRWLILTDNAIEVLPNSLGERPRLQKLALAGNQLRTLPESMKKLSNLGLVRLSANQLTEFPEFLIKLPKLAWLAFAGNPFCKHPSSLDSVPAVSSQCYSLNQVLGQGASGVISHASWLNSDFDFPQEVAVKVFKGEVTSDGYPHDELEACLQAGHHSNLVKSIAQVDEQDYLSLVMELIPSSYYNLGLPPTLETCTRDTFPEGFELPIAQIDNIVTQMINVFNHLHDNKVCHGDLYAHNTLVNEQGQMIFGDFGAATIYGYLTEEQQQGIRRIEARALKYFIEDLLTVCSTEEIDSELYKKLENYHA comes from the coding sequence TTGCATACTCTAGAACAATTAAAATCAGGGCAACTAAAAGGTATTAAGCGCTTAAAACTGTCAGAAGGTCTCACCGAATTTCCACTAGAGATCTTAGAGCTCGCCGATTCACTAGAGATTCTGGATCTTTCAGGGAATCAGTTATCGGAGCTTCCACAAGAGTTAACACAGCTAACTAATCTGCGTATTATCTTTGCGTCGAATAACCTATTTACGCACCTTCCTGATGTTCTTGGTTCGCTTCCTAAGCTTGAAATGGTTGGCTTTAAGACCAACCAAATCAAAACCGTGAGCGAAGAGTCCCTACCCGCTCAATTGCGCTGGTTGATCCTGACCGACAATGCCATCGAAGTTCTGCCTAACTCGCTGGGTGAAAGACCACGACTGCAAAAACTGGCACTCGCAGGCAACCAACTTCGTACTTTGCCTGAGAGTATGAAAAAGCTATCCAACCTCGGACTGGTTCGATTATCTGCAAACCAACTGACTGAATTCCCAGAGTTCCTTATTAAGCTTCCGAAACTAGCTTGGTTAGCGTTTGCGGGTAATCCGTTTTGTAAACACCCTAGCAGCTTAGATAGCGTGCCTGCGGTGAGTTCGCAATGTTACTCATTGAATCAAGTGCTTGGTCAAGGTGCTTCAGGCGTGATCTCTCATGCAAGCTGGCTAAATAGCGATTTTGATTTCCCTCAGGAAGTAGCAGTTAAAGTATTCAAAGGCGAAGTGACAAGCGATGGTTACCCACATGATGAACTGGAAGCGTGTCTTCAAGCTGGTCACCATAGCAACCTAGTGAAGTCTATCGCCCAAGTGGACGAGCAAGATTACCTCTCGTTGGTGATGGAGCTTATCCCAAGCAGCTATTACAACCTAGGCTTGCCACCGACACTCGAGACTTGCACCCGTGATACTTTCCCAGAAGGTTTCGAACTTCCAATCGCGCAAATCGACAACATCGTTACTCAAATGATTAATGTATTTAATCACCTACACGACAACAAGGTTTGTCACGGTGACTTGTATGCGCACAACACCCTAGTCAATGAGCAAGGCCAAATGATCTTTGGTGATTTTGGCGCAGCGACTATCTACGGTTACCTAACAGAAGAGCAGCAACAAGGCATTCGACGCATCGAAGCTCGCGCTCTCAAGTACTTTATTGAAGACCTATTAACGGTTTGCTCTACTGAAGAGATAGATTCAGAACTGTACAAGAAACTTGAAAACTATCACGCATAA
- the rplT gene encoding 50S ribosomal protein L20 has translation MPRVKRGVQARARHKKVLKQAKGYYGARSRVYRVAFQAVTKAGQYAYRDRRNKKRQFRQLWIARINAASRQNGLSYSRFINGLKKASIEIDRKILADIAVFDKAAFAVLVEKAKASL, from the coding sequence ATGCCTCGCGTAAAACGTGGTGTACAAGCTCGTGCACGTCATAAGAAAGTTCTAAAACAAGCTAAAGGTTACTACGGAGCACGTTCACGTGTTTACCGCGTAGCTTTCCAAGCAGTTACCAAAGCTGGTCAATACGCTTACCGTGACCGTCGCAACAAGAAACGTCAATTCCGTCAACTTTGGATTGCACGTATCAACGCGGCATCTCGTCAAAATGGTCTATCTTACAGCCGTTTCATCAATGGCCTTAAGAAAGCATCTATCGAGATCGACCGTAAGATTCTTGCTGACATCGCAGTATTCGACAAAGCAGCATTTGCTGTTCTAGTTGAAAAAGCGAAAGCATCTCTATAA
- a CDS encoding ABC-F family ATP-binding cassette domain-containing protein, with amino-acid sequence MPTILANNLSFQLDTGEWLFKDITFNLSTRLTGLVGRNGAGKSLLLSLLVGQTQPTSGSVSRQGSIGFYSQLPSKLLDSATSIADFLGITEKLDALHAIEQGSCELQHFNIVGEDWDLQANTKQLLATLKITSGLTTPCHTLSGGQLALLQLHRLFTSNHDILILDEPSNHLDNDGRNWLLEQCQLFEGKVLVVSHDRSLLRHMEGIYHLNSLGMRFYKGNYDDYLTQMSSQSKALDKQITHHLSEKKRLERQAQTNKEKAQQRESQGNRLRKSGSQPKILLDAMKDKAGRTQGASATSHKNLKDQNQHKLQSLKEQQEHLKPQALYLQQANRSKKHSLLTVEKCRLNFGSGAPISFSLSQGERCYLTGANGCGKSTLLKAIHGQHSNYTGSIKRLGATVYLDQHFGLLNANDTMFDSLMTHSFGLTESDARTLLAGIGFRRDSVYRKVAHLSGGEKMKLAMLIVSHKQDSPLLLLDEPDNHLDIDSKQILASALRDYQGAFILVSHDADFVEEVGVSQNHIQL; translated from the coding sequence ATGCCTACTATATTAGCCAACAATCTCTCATTCCAACTTGATACTGGTGAGTGGTTATTCAAAGACATCACCTTTAATTTGAGCACTCGCCTCACCGGCCTCGTAGGAAGAAATGGAGCTGGAAAGTCACTATTGCTTTCGTTACTGGTCGGGCAAACACAACCCACATCAGGCAGTGTTTCCAGACAAGGCTCGATCGGCTTTTACTCCCAGTTACCTTCAAAGCTACTGGATAGCGCAACCAGCATTGCTGACTTCTTGGGGATCACCGAAAAGTTAGACGCATTACACGCCATAGAACAAGGCAGCTGCGAACTTCAGCACTTCAATATCGTTGGCGAGGATTGGGATTTACAAGCGAACACAAAGCAACTTTTAGCCACATTAAAAATAACCAGTGGGTTGACCACGCCGTGCCATACATTGAGCGGTGGGCAACTCGCCCTTTTACAGCTTCATCGGTTATTTACATCAAACCACGACATACTGATTCTCGACGAACCTTCAAACCATTTGGATAACGATGGACGTAATTGGTTACTAGAGCAGTGCCAGTTGTTTGAAGGCAAAGTGCTTGTCGTCAGTCACGATCGAAGCTTATTGAGACACATGGAAGGGATCTATCACCTCAACAGTTTGGGCATGCGTTTCTACAAAGGGAATTACGATGATTACCTCACGCAAATGTCGAGTCAAAGTAAAGCACTGGACAAGCAGATAACGCATCATCTATCGGAAAAGAAACGACTCGAACGCCAAGCTCAAACTAACAAGGAAAAAGCTCAACAACGTGAGTCTCAAGGTAACCGACTCCGAAAATCGGGTAGCCAACCCAAGATATTATTGGATGCAATGAAAGATAAAGCAGGACGAACCCAAGGCGCATCGGCCACAAGCCACAAGAACTTAAAGGATCAAAACCAACATAAACTTCAATCTCTTAAAGAACAACAAGAACATCTGAAGCCACAAGCGTTGTACCTACAACAAGCGAATCGTTCTAAAAAACACTCACTATTAACCGTTGAAAAGTGTCGCCTAAATTTTGGTTCTGGTGCTCCTATTAGCTTCTCTCTATCACAAGGGGAACGATGTTATCTAACCGGGGCGAATGGGTGCGGGAAATCGACGCTATTAAAAGCCATTCACGGCCAACACTCGAACTATACCGGCTCCATTAAACGCTTAGGGGCCACTGTATACTTGGATCAACACTTTGGCCTGTTAAACGCCAACGACACTATGTTCGATAGCTTGATGACACACAGCTTTGGGTTAACAGAGAGTGACGCACGAACCTTGTTGGCTGGAATAGGGTTCAGGCGAGACTCCGTATACCGAAAAGTGGCACATTTAAGTGGTGGTGAAAAAATGAAACTGGCGATGTTGATCGTTAGCCACAAGCAAGACTCCCCGCTTCTATTACTCGATGAACCGGACAACCACCTAGACATCGACTCAAAGCAAATATTGGCGTCGGCTTTACGTGACTATCAAGGCGCGTTCATCCTAGTCAGTCATGACGCGGATTTTGTTGAGGAGGTCGGCGTAAGCCAAAATCACATACAGCTTTAA
- the infC gene encoding translation initiation factor IF-3 has protein sequence MKGGRRGQQPAKQNQHRLNGDIRGVREVRLTGADGEAVGVVTIAEAMEAANEAGMDLVEISPNAEPPVCRVMDYGKFLFEKSKAAKEQKKKQKQVQIKEIKFRPGTDIGDYQVKLRNLTGFLEDGNKVKVTIRFRGREMAHQEIGVDVLNRLKVDTEEFAVVESFPTRIEGRQMIMVLAPKKK, from the coding sequence ATTAAAGGCGGAAGACGTGGCCAACAACCGGCCAAACAAAACCAGCACCGTTTAAACGGTGACATTCGTGGCGTTCGTGAAGTGCGTCTAACTGGCGCAGACGGCGAAGCTGTTGGTGTAGTAACAATCGCTGAAGCGATGGAAGCTGCAAATGAAGCTGGTATGGATCTTGTAGAGATCAGCCCTAACGCCGAGCCGCCAGTTTGTCGTGTGATGGACTACGGTAAGTTCCTCTTCGAGAAGAGCAAAGCTGCGAAAGAGCAGAAGAAAAAGCAAAAGCAGGTTCAGATCAAGGAAATTAAATTCCGACCTGGAACTGATATTGGAGACTATCAGGTAAAACTACGCAACCTGACTGGTTTCCTTGAAGACGGCAACAAAGTGAAGGTAACAATTCGCTTCCGTGGCCGCGAAATGGCTCACCAAGAAATCGGTGTTGACGTTCTTAATCGTTTGAAAGTAGATACTGAAGAATTTGCAGTTGTCGAATCTTTCCCAACGAGAATTGAAGGTCGCCAGATGATCATGGTGTTGGCCCCTAAAAAGAAGTAA
- a CDS encoding class I SAM-dependent methyltransferase has translation MSEMYTTYAKQYDSAARDNIYNALLERPSTIALLDDVKGLDIVDLGCGSGIYAQWFIDQGANKVTCTDLSQDMVDLVNGKQIPNVTAYAQDAALGLPKEADNSADVIVCPLVLHYIEDLNPVFDDVYRVLKPGGYIVFSTHHPFADFECTLSGNYFEREFIQEEWNTVGTPVQVSFYRRSLTELCQAVSQSGLLISQITEGTIDEKAKAISEETYERLSKNVNFIFMRCEKISA, from the coding sequence ATGTCCGAAATGTACACCACCTACGCAAAGCAATACGACTCTGCTGCTCGCGATAATATTTATAATGCCCTGTTAGAACGCCCATCAACCATAGCCTTACTAGACGATGTGAAAGGGCTCGATATTGTCGACCTTGGTTGCGGCTCAGGTATCTACGCACAGTGGTTTATCGACCAAGGTGCCAACAAAGTCACGTGTACCGACCTGTCTCAAGATATGGTTGACCTAGTGAACGGAAAACAAATCCCCAATGTGACCGCATACGCGCAAGATGCTGCTCTTGGTTTACCCAAGGAAGCTGATAACAGCGCTGATGTCATCGTGTGCCCGTTGGTGCTGCACTACATTGAAGATCTAAATCCTGTCTTTGATGACGTTTATCGCGTTTTGAAACCGGGCGGCTACATCGTGTTTTCCACTCATCACCCTTTTGCGGATTTTGAGTGCACCCTTTCAGGTAACTACTTTGAGCGCGAATTCATTCAAGAAGAGTGGAACACGGTCGGCACACCCGTTCAGGTAAGCTTCTATCGCCGTTCATTAACCGAGCTTTGCCAAGCTGTCAGCCAATCTGGCTTGCTGATTTCACAAATCACTGAAGGCACAATCGACGAGAAAGCCAAAGCCATCTCTGAAGAAACGTACGAGCGCTTATCGAAAAATGTTAACTTCATCTTTATGCGTTGCGAGAAAATCTCAGCCTAA
- the speB gene encoding agmatinase encodes MNDLFTKPDYSLYSNAMTFMRRPLVQNPIDNDADVVVLGAPLDMATSGRPGARMGPDAIRRASVNLAWEGKKFPWDFNVFAHTSVIDAGDLVFDCGDAEDLTQRLEAAADAILSSGKTLLGLGGDHFITLPLLRAYGKKYGEMALIHFDAHTDTYNQGSRYDHGTMFYHAPNEGLISPEHSVQIGIRTEYKQEGHGFNVINAMQANDMSVDEIIAQVKGIVGDKPVYLTFDIDCLDPAFAPGTGTPVCGGLNSDKVLKIIRGLQGINMVGMDVVEVSPAYDQSEITALAGATIALELLYVWTANRLAKS; translated from the coding sequence ATGAACGATCTATTTACTAAACCAGATTACTCGCTGTACTCCAATGCAATGACGTTTATGCGTCGTCCATTGGTGCAGAATCCAATCGACAATGATGCTGATGTGGTTGTGCTGGGCGCGCCGTTAGATATGGCTACGTCAGGTCGACCGGGGGCTCGTATGGGGCCTGATGCGATTCGCCGTGCTTCTGTGAACTTGGCGTGGGAAGGCAAAAAATTCCCTTGGGACTTCAATGTATTTGCACATACCTCAGTGATTGATGCTGGCGATCTTGTGTTTGACTGTGGTGATGCAGAAGACCTAACTCAGCGTTTAGAAGCGGCGGCTGATGCGATCTTAAGCAGTGGTAAAACATTGCTAGGTTTAGGGGGCGATCACTTCATTACACTGCCTTTGCTAAGAGCGTATGGTAAGAAGTACGGTGAGATGGCATTGATTCACTTCGACGCACATACTGACACGTACAACCAAGGCAGCCGTTACGACCACGGCACCATGTTCTACCATGCACCAAACGAAGGCCTTATCTCGCCAGAACACTCGGTGCAGATCGGCATTCGTACTGAGTATAAGCAAGAAGGTCACGGCTTCAATGTCATTAATGCGATGCAAGCGAATGACATGAGTGTGGACGAGATCATTGCTCAAGTGAAAGGTATTGTTGGTGATAAGCCAGTTTACCTAACGTTTGATATCGATTGTCTGGATCCTGCTTTTGCGCCGGGTACTGGTACGCCAGTGTGTGGTGGTTTGAACTCAGATAAAGTGTTGAAAATCATCCGTGGCCTACAGGGTATTAACATGGTTGGTATGGACGTTGTAGAAGTTTCTCCAGCGTATGACCAAAGCGAGATTACCGCATTGGCTGGTGCGACGATTGCTCTTGAGCTACTTTACGTTTGGACTGCAAATCGCCTCGCTAAATCATAA
- a CDS encoding TetR/AcrR family transcriptional regulator, with the protein MITKRQKILDAALLLFSQQGLEGTSTGQIAKTAGVAKATLFHHFENKSLLIDELFRELKLELFSTLQPHTNVAVEDRYQAFKFMWITGIEWALENPVAMKFFTNVHFDPTTQTREVIVSQMFASLDEIILKGQEDGELMVLDINLVRHFIHSHFLICANWLIEQSESPPEQTSKYINDSFDMCWRAVGGQIQ; encoded by the coding sequence ATGATTACAAAAAGGCAAAAAATCCTAGATGCTGCGCTCTTGCTCTTCTCTCAGCAAGGGCTAGAGGGCACATCTACTGGGCAAATAGCGAAAACAGCCGGCGTGGCAAAAGCGACGTTGTTCCACCACTTCGAGAACAAATCTCTATTGATTGATGAACTGTTTCGCGAGCTGAAGCTAGAGCTATTCTCGACCCTTCAACCGCACACTAATGTGGCAGTAGAAGATCGCTACCAAGCCTTTAAGTTCATGTGGATCACAGGGATTGAGTGGGCATTAGAAAATCCGGTTGCGATGAAGTTCTTTACCAATGTTCATTTCGACCCAACAACTCAAACTCGAGAAGTGATTGTTTCACAGATGTTCGCATCGCTAGACGAGATCATTTTGAAAGGGCAAGAAGATGGTGAATTGATGGTGTTAGACATTAACCTTGTTAGACACTTCATCCATAGCCACTTTCTGATTTGTGCAAACTGGCTGATTGAACAAAGCGAGTCTCCACCAGAGCAAACATCGAAGTACATCAACGATAGCTTTGATATGTGTTGGCGAGCCGTTGGTGGGCAAATACAATAG
- the rpmI gene encoding 50S ribosomal protein L35 encodes MPKMKTNKGAAKRFQKTAGGIKFKHAGKRHILTKRTTKNKRQLRPNSILPKCEVAQVLRMMPYA; translated from the coding sequence ATGCCTAAGATGAAAACCAACAAAGGTGCTGCTAAGCGTTTCCAGAAAACTGCTGGTGGTATTAAGTTTAAGCACGCTGGTAAACGTCACATCCTGACTAAGCGTACTACTAAGAACAAGCGTCAGCTTCGTCCGAACTCGATCCTTCCTAAATGTGAAGTTGCTCAAGTTCTACGTATGATGCCATACGCTTAA